The Streptomyces sp. DH-12 genome has a window encoding:
- a CDS encoding metal-sulfur cluster assembly factor, whose translation MSETVEMKPASEEELREALMDVVDPELGIDVVNLGLIYGIHVDDSNVATVDMTLTSAACPLTDVIEDQAKSATDGLVSELRINWVWMPPWGPDKITDDGREQLRALGFNV comes from the coding sequence ATGAGCGAGACCGTGGAGATGAAGCCGGCCTCGGAGGAGGAGCTCCGCGAGGCCCTGATGGACGTCGTCGACCCCGAGCTGGGCATCGACGTCGTCAACCTCGGCCTGATCTACGGCATCCACGTCGACGACTCCAACGTGGCGACCGTCGACATGACGCTGACCTCGGCGGCCTGCCCGCTGACCGACGTCATCGAGGACCAGGCGAAGTCCGCCACGGACGGCCTGGTCAGCGAGTTGCGGATCAACTGGGTCTGGATGCCGCCGTGGGGCCCGGACAAGATCACGGACGACGGCCGTGAGCAGCTGCGGGCGCTGGGCTTCAACGTCTGA
- a CDS encoding multidrug efflux SMR transporter → MGYLLLAGAIAAEVCATTAMKYSDGFSRLWPSLLTVLGYVVSFALLAQTLRTLSIGTAYAIWSGVGTAAIATIGVLFLGEAFTAAKAAGIALIIVGVVVLNTGGAH, encoded by the coding sequence ATGGGATACCTGCTGCTGGCCGGCGCCATCGCGGCCGAGGTGTGCGCCACCACCGCCATGAAGTACAGCGACGGCTTCAGCAGGCTGTGGCCCTCCCTGCTGACCGTTCTCGGGTACGTCGTCTCCTTCGCCCTGCTCGCGCAGACGCTGCGCACCCTCTCCATCGGCACGGCCTACGCCATCTGGTCCGGGGTGGGCACCGCCGCCATCGCGACGATCGGCGTCCTGTTCCTCGGCGAGGCGTTCACCGCGGCCAAGGCCGCCGGCATCGCGCTGATCATCGTGGGCGTGGTGGTGCTGAACACGGGCGGTGCGCACTGA
- a CDS encoding TetR family transcriptional regulator: MARRHDPERRQRIIDAAIRVVGRSGIAGLTHRSVAREADVPLGSTTYHFATLDELMVAALRQANEGFAKVIASRGGLEDPRTDLAAELAALMGEWLGGERTGVELEYELYLAALRRPALRPVAAEWCEDTAAVLSRRTDPVTARALVALMDGICLQVLLTGTPYDEEYAREVLGRLLRGA, encoded by the coding sequence ATGGCCCGGCGGCACGACCCCGAGCGGCGACAGCGGATCATCGACGCGGCGATCCGGGTGGTCGGCCGCAGCGGCATCGCCGGGCTCACCCACCGCAGCGTCGCCCGCGAGGCGGACGTGCCGCTCGGCTCCACCACGTACCACTTCGCGACCCTCGACGAGCTGATGGTGGCCGCCCTGCGCCAGGCCAACGAGGGCTTCGCCAAGGTGATCGCCTCGCGCGGCGGCCTGGAGGACCCGCGGACCGACCTGGCGGCCGAGCTGGCGGCGCTGATGGGCGAGTGGCTGGGCGGCGAGCGGACCGGCGTGGAGCTGGAGTACGAGCTGTATCTGGCCGCGCTGCGGCGCCCCGCGCTCCGCCCGGTCGCGGCGGAGTGGTGCGAGGACACGGCCGCCGTGCTGTCCCGCCGTACGGACCCGGTGACCGCGCGGGCCCTGGTCGCGCTGATGGACGGCATCTGCCTCCAGGTCCTGCTGACGGGCACGCCGTACGACGAGGAGTACGCCCGCGAGGTGCTGGGGCGGCTCCTGCGGGGAGCCTGA